DNA from Acipenser ruthenus chromosome 23, fAciRut3.2 maternal haplotype, whole genome shotgun sequence:
GGCAACAAGGCTCACTGTTTTCCTTGCActtttaataaaagctgaatagGTCTGGCTGTATATATTGTGGTACATTTACATTGCTTGTTGTGAACATTATACTCCACCAGCATCAACTTCCCttctgttttaagaaaaaaaaaatacagatttgcATCTTATTTACTGTAATATGACAGCTTGGTGCCACTCTCTGTAGGAGATTGATTTCCATAATGCATTTGCATTGATGTGTCCATTTTAATTTTAGAGCAGTACAGGTCCACTGTCCATTGTTTATGAACAGTAATTTCACCCTTCAGCCTTGTTGACTTGAAGTGTAACTCATTCGAGGAAGTAGCAATAGCAGGCAAGTATTACTTAAATGCATGGTGTATTTATGAATATGTGTGCAAAAATTTTAATGCTTGATATATTATAATGTTAATACGGTCAACATTTGTAATGTACCGTTGATGATTAATTAGATAGAGGCTGGTGCTAGAGTAAGTACAATAACATGAATTCtaaatgcattattaaatgtGTTAAGTAATGGAAGAtggaattattatttaatagtatttattattattattattattattattattattattattattatgattattattattattattattattattattaattaagtaGGGATTTATTCCATTCTAAAACCTGTCATCATTTAAACCCTCTCTGGCATTTTCCAGATTTTTACACACAGACATGTGCTGGTGTTTCACATGCACTATTTgaggtttgattttcataaccatgCTACACAAAGAGCTGTTTTTGCTGGTATTTAGATGCTGGATTGGGGTTGTTTTGTGTAACTGATTGTCATTGTCGTCAAAAGAAATTATTTTGCAATAGCCAGAAGCGTGTGCAATTTAGGGAAATTCAGAATTATTTTGCATATTTGTCAAAAACATCACCTGAACTATTTACCTATATGACTGTAGCTGGTTACTTGAATTGTTTTAActgttatttgtgtgtgtgtaaggatGAATTCATGTATGCATCAATTGTGTTTGATGAGCAtgattatattttatattgattttCTTTCAGTTCTAAAGTTTCAACAATGAATGAAGATATTATTTATATAACTGCTTTGCTTCTATGCATTGGTAAGTGGCTTTTAATGGTGCttttaaaattaacaaaacaataaacctgTACAATTTGAACAGGCTAGTCAGACTCTGTTAAACACAATGCCTGAATGGGGTTTTTTCCCAGGTTAAATCATCTACGTCTTCTCAAAggacctacagacgtgctcaaatttgttggaacccttacagctcattgaaataatgcttcattcctcctgaaaagtgatgaaatttaaagctattttatcatgtatacttgcatgcctttggtatgtcatagaataaagcaaagctgctgtgaaaagagatgaattattgcttattctacaaagatattctaaaatggcctggacacatttgttggtaccccttagaaaagataataaataattggattatagtgatatttcaaactaattagtttctttaattagtatcacacatatctccaatcttgtaatcagtcattcagcctatttaaatggagaacagtagtcactgtgctgtttggtatcattgtgtgcaccacactgaacatggaccagggaaagcaaaggagagagttgtctgaggagatcagaaagaaaataatagacaagcatggtaaaggtaaagcctacaagaccatctccaagcagcttgatgttcctgtgacaacaattgcaaatattattaagaggtTTAAgctccatggaactgtagccaacctccctgggcgcggccacaagaggaaaagcgacaccagattgaacagaaggatagtgcgaatggtagaaaaagaaccaaggataactgccaaagagatacaagctgaactccaaggtgaaggtacgtcagtttctgatcgcaccatccgtcgctttttgagcgaaagtgggctccatggaagaagacccaggaggactccacttttgaaagaaaaacataaaaaagccagactggaatatgctaaaatgcatattgacaagccacaatccttctgggagaatgtcctttggacagatgagtcaaaactggagctttttggcaagtcacatcagctctatgttcacagatgaaaaaatgaagctttcaaagaaaagaacaccatacctacagtgaaacatggaggaggctcggttatgttttggggctgctttgctgcgcctggcacagggtgccttgaatctgtgcagggcacaatgaaatctcaagactatcaaggcattctggagcgaaacgtactgcccagtgtcagaaagctctgtctcagtcacaggtcatgggtcctccaacaggataatgacccaaaacacacagctaaaagcatccaagaatggataagaacaaaacattggactattctgaagtggccttctatgagtcctgatctgaatcctatcgaacatctatggaaagagctgaaacttgcagtctggagaaggcacccatcaaacctgagacagctggagcagtttgctcaggaagagtgggccaaactacctgttaacaggtgcagaagtctcattgatagctacagaaaacgtttgattgcagtgattgcctctaaaggttgtgcaacaaaatattaggttagcggtcccatcatttttgtccatgccattttgatttgttttcttatttacaatattatgttgaataaaaaatcaaaaacaaagtctgatttctattaaatatggaataaacaatggtggatgccaattacttttgtcagtttcaagttatttcagagaaaattgtgcattcttcgttttttgtggaggggtaccaacaaatttgagcacgtctgtatgtggtATTGAAAGCTTGTACATTTTCAAATTCTATGCTGGTCCAATAAAAACTTTAATCTCTGGGCCAACATATCAATTTTTACTTATTCAATACACTCAATCAAAATATAAGGTGCAACTTACAAAAAGTCAAGTCGACAAAAGTTTTGTCTCGTGGCAATGCCAAATTATTGCACTATTAACAGATGTCATGATGTTTCAAAGGTATCCCAGTTAGATCCAGTTAAATGCACTCCTATAAAAGATGAGTGGTTTATCCAGGATAACAACATTAAGCAAATGACAATTGTTCATGGCTCAGATTTACCTGAAGGAGAGGTGTAATGTGAACATAGTTTCTTACCGATTCCTTGCTAGGAAGTCTAAGAATGTGTAGATGTTCCCTAATGACACCATGGACAACAAGTTCTCACCCTGTAGACACACAACAAGAACACAACATGGGGGCTGAACGGGGTTTGAGAGATAATAAAAGTTGatctgaaaaagaaaacagaataagATAGCTGATAAGCTGGATGAAAAATGAAAGGACACAAACTAAGACTTTtcaaaatggaaaaagaaaaccaTGAGTTCATCAAAAAGAATATGAACCCATTCAGATCCTAAGAGTAGAACACTTTCAGTTACAAGGTACAGGGTACATATTAGGGGTGTGTTGATATTTGGATTTTCTGAGGAATTCCCTTTAAAGTATTACAGAAcacactgcagtgtttacaacaaatgtattgttacctttgctgtgtcccatgttgtccatatcgcaTATTACCGAATCTTTTGAAATTTGAAACATCACAGTGTATCTGGATCACACTCCCTCTTGCAACAAAGCTGTGAAACAGTTTCCAgttttcaatcagagcaccagcactgttgcaggagggagtgtgaactggatacactgtcGAGTAAAAGTGGAGAACAAATaattccctagttgatttacctatgagggcagcagtgtggagtagtggttagggctctggactcttgacctgaggggcatgggttcaatccctggtgggggacactgctgttgtacccctgagcaaggtactttacctagattgctccagtaaaaacccaactgtataaattggtaattgtatgtaaaaataaaggcgtctgctaagaaataaataacaataataaataatatgatgtgtggatacaaatatcaaaacaattgggaTTGCGTTGAAAAACATTGCTTCAATATGGAATACAAGACATACAGTAATAGAAAAgtgatgtgtttcttgtaaacactgccaGAGGTTCTGTGACTCAATGTTGTTAGGGATTAATTCAtagaataaaatgtgttaattactcaacacaaaccAAGCGCTTCCTTGTTtgcccttgtttacacaattatgaatcaataacaatctgacagTGTGATGTAATATAGGCCCAGCCATCATGATCATACTATCTAAAATCACTCATTTTATCTGCGATTATTCATCTCCCCCTTTTGATATAAAATAATTTTGATCTCCTGTTGCTTGTTTCCTTACAATGTAGTTGTCTCTGTCTGAATTGTAGGATTATAGTCCTGCTCAACATTCAACCCCTGATTAAACTTGACAAAGAAATGTATATCCCAGGATGCACAGCAGTAGCTCATGTGTAGGTGATGAATccgttgcatttgctagttttgagACATATTTTCAGTTTATGGCCTCTGTATGGCAATTAACACATGCACTAATAGGATTGTTtggattcattttattaataaaattaattaattaaaaacaagtcTCAAGGAAATTACTTTGAAACTGGGTATCTGCACATATAGTATTCTCAGCACATAGTTCAATAAAAGAAATTAACTCACCATAAACTCACCGTCATCCATATCTTTAAAAACACTCCTAGATTTATAATGATCTTCTACTAATGAAGCCACAAGCCAAGATGCTTCTCTGCTTGACTTTAATtggattgtattttaaatattttattagatTTTATAAAACGCATATAGTtgtaatgtggagtagtggtagggctctggactcttgaccagagggttgtgggttcaatcccaggtgggggacactgctgctgtacccttgagcaaggtactttgcctagattgctccagtaaaaactgtataaatggttaattgtatgtaaaaataatgtgatatcttgtaacaattgtaagtcgccctggataagggcatctgcttagaaataaataataatagattattattattatttttatatcttGGTTAGAACTCCTTTTAATGTCACTATGAAAGACTTTTTTTACGCTAAGATGATTTGAGAGGTTTGTTACTGGATTTGTTTAACAGGCAGTGGAACACAAATCTCTGGTCTTCAATGTAGTCTGAACCCACAATACTGCAATCACACAGGAGATGAAGACCATTTAAATGTCATGGGTGGGAAGAAATATTACTGCTGTGAACATGAACCAGAGAACTTCACTGAAAGTTGTATGTGTTTCATTCTATGCATGCAATGTTTTCCAGGTGACCCAACTAGGGTTTACTcatttcaaagattttttttttctttttttcagtttcagaaacatGCAAAACAATTTGCCTGAAGGAACCAAACACAGAAATTAATAAAAGTGAACATTTCGTTTATAAGGAAGATTTGTTTTCCTGTTTTGGAGGTATGTTGTTTTCTGTTCTGCTGAATTATAATAAAGTGCTGGCAACTATAGGCTTTTTAAAAAGGACAGCCTGGTTTGAAGGAAGTTTGcacttttaaatatttagcaaatatACTTTCATTATACTGAAACTGAGCTTTGTATTGTACATTCAGTCAACAGAAAAGACACCATTTAATTCTCATTTCCTTTATTTTAGCTTTCAAAAACATGTTAATATATTCCTGGAGTGTATTTTGGTATTATTTACTAATCGTCATACCTTAGAgaaagtagcagggttctgaaaaatatagcattacaagtccccaggtgttgctacaactttttaaataacgtaccggtaatttttcttttcattgttaacatcctgacaactttttacacttataactttaaagtctgtttcaaagcgcttttcaaaatggctgctcttcCGCACTGAGAGTGTAAAGATTATTGCCCTCACTTTggcaaacaggtaacacagcaattgctgttatgcattttttttttttttaattcctgcagtgatttatacagatctcaaaccccagtgcactagagagtCACCCACAGAGTCTCGATCAAACAATCTAAAATGATAGATCTAAAACCAAGTTCAACTTCAACTGCAGATAAGACATTTGCATAGCAGTATGTTTATATATCACTTTTTGTgtgtgaactaatttgtgtacCAGACCACATTGATGACACACAGCATTAGTGAATACAATGGAACTGCTGTCACCTAGTTATTTGTATTACATCTGGTGACTTCCCTGATGTGTCATTAGTGCAttagtgagtttttttttatttgatttaaaatgcCCGATTATTTTTATCTCCAATTTAGAATGTTCCCTTATTACAATAACTTCCCACAGCAGCTCAAGcaaactgaaggtcagtggccATCCATTGAACCCCCCCGCCCCCTGCAAAAACAGCAACTGCACTGCCAAGACGCAAAACTGGCATCCTCCTGACTGTACtattcaccctgcacaccatgcggtcGTGAGCCACTTTGGAAAGCCAGTCTTTAATCACATGAAATCTGAATAAAACGTCAGTCCAGTTTTAGTCCATGCAGCTATACTATAGCCCTTGATGAAATTTGCATCACAGTTGAAGTCGCGAAACAAACAGACTTGTACTATACGTAATGGCAACAGGTCATTGCAGCTGGTCTCttataaacaacattttttttgctttattcctcatatttccttttttatttaataaaaagctaGATTTAACAAATCATTTATTAGTCAGAAAATATTTCAATAATTGGGTTGTGTCAGACCAAAGTCACTTCAAAAGGGGGTCCCAAATAGATCACTTAAACTTGCATAcaacaaacattttgtttgaatcttttctTTGCAGATGCGCATATTGAAGCATCAAATACAACTGTTGATGAGGGTGACAATATCAGCCTGACCTATTCAACTCATAAAGAGGTCCCCGGAACGAGCTGGTTTAAAGACGATGGAATACTGGTCAACAGAACCCAAAGCAATAATCTGATCCTCACAAAAGTTCGGTCCTACTTTTGTACTGCTACAAATTTTTGTGCATCGAATAAGATAAACATCACCATAAACTGTAAGTACTGCCAGGATAGCTGAAGTTAATTAATTAAAGGAAGTTTACAATGACTACAAGTGAAGTGAGTGTATGTGTTAACTTAGTGTCATTATTGTACTTTTATTAATTCTGTTTATTGAAATCCTTCAAAGGAGGTCCCATCATACATATATACTCTATATATTACTGCTTATTAATTAAGGGATGCACTTATcttgaagatgttttttttttttttccccacatgtTCTATGGCCCTATTCAATCAAATTACCAAACAAGCTGGTTAGTGCTCATAATCACAGTTACAGATGTGTCAAAGTTCctgtacatcttatcctgtgtatagATATAACCCTGTGCATACAACACTAGAAGCacaatttaaaaggaaaaacaaagcgCACTACTTATGTCTAATTCCTACTTATGTCTTTCCTTCTGCGATtaataaatagtgtgtgtggtttggctaaaattattatttttttatttttttttctgtaaggtTCTACTTTCAATGTTATTATTAATGCCACATCACTGGCTGTCAACGACATGGATAATATCACCCTGATCTGTATTACTGATCATGAAGTTCAGGAAGTTCTCTGGTTTAAAGACGCCGTACTCTTCAAAAGAACCCAAAGCACTAATCTGACCATTACAAAGGTGTTGAAAAACAGCACTGGATCCTACTACTGTACTGCAAGCAGAAGCTGTGGGGACAGCACATCtaataaaatagacattacagTTACAGGTAAGACTGGTCATATGAACAGCTGCTGGGTATACATTATTGAAAGGGAATTGAGAATGTGGCTATATGCCGATGTAGTGGCTATGCTTTAAAAGGCTACATTATCTACAAACAAGTTTTCCACATTACCTGCTGCACCTGTGTGAAAGCAACAACCTTCATATCCAAGTCAGTCTGTGACATACAGAGTGTGAAGCAAGGCCCAGGGGGACATTTTGTTTTAGTGTATTGTGCTGCTGAAGATAATCCAAAATGGTATAATGTAAACAAAACCAACAAGTTAAAGAATAagtgtctttacctggctttgaggtgCTTGAGCAGGTCTGAAAAATCCAAAGTGCTTGTACTGAACAGCCTTCattattccattcaaatcacatggACTTTCAAGGTTGGAATGAAATGAGGAATTACAGtcctccagacaagctcaaaaccaggtaaagacagatttgAGAAAACTGATACCTCAATAGGGAACAACAGAAGCCAGAACCGCTCTGCCATATTACAAATCCACatgtaaaaaaatcaaataaaaagcaaTTCGAATTTGAagctattatattattattattgttgtttttgttttatttttttatgataaagGCATGTTGTTCCAAAAGTGTCTGGTTATTTCTGTTACAGTATTTTAAACAAGAAGGAGCTGTAGCTGCAGGAATATTTGTTCCTTACTTTGTCtaattctttatttctttttcaaacaGATAGTTCTCTTTTGATAATTATTATATGTGGCCTCGGGGCAGTGGCCTTTCTCATTTTGTTTATcattgtgatgaaatgcatgATTAAAAACTCACAAGGTAAGATTCACCTTGGATGGGTGTATCCAGAAACTAGAATATGTGGAATGTGGGATTTGAGATCATTTGTAAGCATTTATCATTGTGGACTTAGAGTGTCAATAAGTATGGGGTTCTGATTTCTCTgggttatataaaaatgtaaaataaggcAAGATTGGTAGGGTACGTCCAACGTTTTATGTTGAACAAAGATTCACATATTAATATGTACTGCTAAAATCTTTTTTCTGTCCATTGATAAAACAGTTTACACTGTTTACCTTCACACAGTCTACCTAAATGTTTCCATTGAAATGTAACAACGTCCATCACAGCGATTCAGCACCCTGCTTTCTCTATAATTCTTTGTTCTTTACCTTGCTTTGACCATGTTTCATTAGACCGTTTAGCACAGTACACTTTTATAAGAAATCCCCAAACATTCTTTAGTAAGTCCGAACATATGTACTGGTTTACTCAATCTGTATATCTAAATGAGTCCATGATCCAAGTGCAAGGGCTTTATCTTTGAAGTTAGCTGCACGTATTTCTTATCAAAGTGTATGTAAAGACCTTTGATTGCGTTTCCAGGAGTTACCACACTGAAATGCTGTCTGACAGAGGGGGCAACGAGCCATATATGATCCTATCAACCTTAATAAATGACcatgtttaaaatgacattaaaagTCATGTTAGTAGCAATGTGTCTGTTAAGTGTTTACAGACCATGCATTAATGTAATTGGACTGATAGCAAGTTTTGATTGAGAAACATTTGGTATCAATGGTAACAGTTGGTATTGAATACCTACAGCAGTTCAGCACCCATTTCCCAACAGGTTTGGGCACAAGATTGGCTGAGTTACACATTTATTACAGTGTGGGGTAGAATCTGAGGCACAGAGTCCAGGAACCACATTCCTAACAGATGTTGGCTGCAGTAGATTATGTACAGTAGAGGTTTAGAAAAGAACATTTAAACATAGGAAACCGAGCCGAATCAGATTGATACATCCAAAAATAAATCTTATCTTTTGTATTTCTATAGCCAAAAGAAAGCCAAGGAAGGTATCAGATGCCAACAG
Protein-coding regions in this window:
- the LOC117412772 gene encoding sialoadhesin-like isoform X2 gives rise to the protein MGGKKYYCCEHEPENFTESFSETCKTICLKEPNTEINKSEHFVYKEDLFSCFGDAHIEASNTTVDEGDNISLTYSTHKEVPGTSWFKDDGILVNRTQSNNLILTKVRSYFCTATNFCASNKINITINCSTFNVIINATSLAVNDMDNITLICITDHEVQEVLWFKDAVLFKRTQSTNLTITKVLKNSTGSYYCTASRSCGDSTSNKIDITVTAKRKPRKVSDANSTTTVTSQY
- the LOC117412772 gene encoding sialoadhesin-like isoform X1 encodes the protein MGGKKYYCCEHEPENFTESFSETCKTICLKEPNTEINKSEHFVYKEDLFSCFGDAHIEASNTTVDEGDNISLTYSTHKEVPGTSWFKDDGILVNRTQSNNLILTKVRSYFCTATNFCASNKINITINCSTFNVIINATSLAVNDMDNITLICITDHEVQEVLWFKDAVLFKRTQSTNLTITKVLKNSTGSYYCTASRSCGDSTSNKIDITVTGKTGHMNSCWVYIIERELRMWLYADVVAML